The following proteins are encoded in a genomic region of Sulfurovum indicum:
- a CDS encoding phosphomannomutase/phosphoglucomutase, translated as MRTIFREYDIRGVFEEELNEKSVKLIGYFLGRKIRKLGGTVAVGYDARIHSPVLRDYLTSGLNHAGCTVLDMGMVATPVNYFSNYVSPVNVKMPVNASIMITGSHNPAEYNGFKITLDKSPFFGEEIYALGDEVIANETIDIPDNTARIPIDTRTQYINYMVDSFSHLKGFSKKIILDGGNGVAGTVIGDIFDALEFDYEGLYLEPDGNFPNHHPDPSVEENLLDIRQLLNRRGDIAFAYDGDADRIAVLTRKYNIKGDQMALLYAMKMESPTVIGEVKCSQVMYDELERRGAKAIMYKTGHSNLKVKMKETDADLACEVSGHIFFKHRYFGYDDAIYATLRMIELIADGIDIDKEIEALPHLFSTEEIKVETTEKEKFAVIDRIKELLQNPPADFPAIENIIDVDGVRINFEKGWGLVRASNTTPVLVTRFEASDETSVEIYKEKVNALISEAKRSSSS; from the coding sequence ATGAGAACGATTTTTAGAGAGTATGATATTCGTGGTGTTTTTGAAGAAGAACTGAATGAAAAAAGCGTTAAGCTGATCGGATATTTCCTTGGTCGGAAGATCAGAAAACTGGGAGGTACAGTTGCTGTCGGTTATGATGCAAGAATACACTCTCCGGTATTAAGAGACTATTTAACCTCCGGTCTTAATCATGCAGGCTGTACAGTACTTGACATGGGCATGGTGGCAACGCCGGTGAATTACTTTTCAAACTATGTATCTCCTGTCAATGTTAAAATGCCTGTCAATGCTTCAATTATGATCACCGGGTCACACAATCCTGCAGAGTATAACGGTTTCAAGATAACACTTGACAAAAGTCCGTTCTTCGGTGAAGAGATCTATGCTTTGGGTGATGAGGTCATCGCCAATGAAACAATAGATATTCCGGATAATACAGCACGGATACCCATAGATACAAGAACACAATATATAAACTATATGGTTGATTCGTTTTCACATCTGAAAGGCTTTTCGAAAAAGATCATTCTTGATGGAGGAAACGGTGTAGCGGGTACAGTTATCGGTGATATTTTTGATGCCCTGGAGTTTGATTATGAAGGGTTGTATCTCGAACCGGACGGAAACTTTCCCAATCATCATCCGGACCCTTCTGTCGAGGAGAACCTTCTGGATATCAGGCAGCTTCTGAACAGGAGGGGTGATATTGCCTTTGCCTATGACGGAGATGCAGACAGGATCGCTGTTTTGACCCGAAAATACAATATTAAAGGTGATCAGATGGCACTTTTGTATGCAATGAAGATGGAAAGCCCCACGGTCATTGGTGAAGTAAAGTGTTCGCAGGTCATGTATGATGAGCTTGAACGTCGCGGTGCCAAAGCCATTATGTATAAAACGGGGCACTCCAACCTCAAGGTAAAGATGAAGGAGACAGATGCGGACCTGGCATGTGAAGTAAGTGGACACATCTTCTTTAAACACCGTTATTTTGGATATGATGATGCGATCTACGCTACACTTAGAATGATAGAACTTATCGCTGATGGAATTGACATCGATAAAGAGATAGAGGCTTTACCACATCTCTTCTCAACAGAAGAGATCAAAGTGGAGACAACAGAGAAAGAAAAATTTGCTGTCATTGACAGAATAAAAGAGTTACTTCAAAACCCACCTGCTGATTTTCCGGCTATTGAAAATATCATTGATGTAGATGGTGTGCGTATAAATTTTGAAAAGGGATGGGGGCTGGTACGTGCCAGCAATACAACACCTGTACTGGTAACCAGGTTTGAAGCTTCGGATGAAACCTCGGTAGAAATATATAAAGAGAAGGTCAATGCACTGATTTCAGAGGCAAAAAGGAGCAGTTCCTCCTAA
- a CDS encoding response regulator, with amino-acid sequence MNRLLKRQLKHVYGKEFDINMFDEKMRQLLQRIDEAYEENDKEKRRLDHIIQLNSEELMQAYTTIEEHNISLKDEVYEKNMLLQQYKDAIDATLIVSKTDPKGIITYVNDIFCKLSGYSREELLGHSHSIIRSPDMKAEFFTDMWETIQQKKIWHGIIKNRAKNGESYYVDATIFPLVSTKGEILEYIAIRHDITARILTEKKLEREHRYSQYLFNEQENIVLIIDEHKGVLNANRNFLEIQGYTSLDDYKKRHHCVCELFVEKEGYLHPKTSRHWTREVLEHPEKQHKAIMTNKNGEDRIYTVRVKQINFDENDLIIASFTDISELELARKLAEDSEKAKTQFMANVSHEIRTPMNGIVGFTKLLLNTKLNTKQRQYVDIIENSTHTLLEIINDVLDFSKIKSGHLVLDLLDINPFIELRNAITIFSSKAREKNISFQVNIDSSIKECIKVDKLRITQILGNLISNAIKFTPEGGVISVDLSHHSMVGDKEVILFSVSDTGIGIPADRIDKIFHSFIQADTSTTRNFGGTGLGLSISASLCDLMGTKLEVESVEGKGSRFFFKLEAEVCDSIKTLAKQVQNPPIFVLRHEKKIFHDVIHQLNNFGVIYRALTFEELISEVDDEDHLVISFNYRQYKPLSTIAKKIILIDDSPEAQELAKKELDIFHISSFEECPSELYNAILEQNLMRHVNVENTNKIQFDLSVLVAEDYETNRILIEEMLQNYGIAADFALNGFEAVEKTLHKTYDIIFMDINMPVMNGVDATRNIRERNIDTPVIALTANALEGDKEYYLSQGMNGYISKPIDIEELYAILEEFAGKKNITDLKTIEEKKQEQQEDKIEQQQEEIIHAIMESKERMHFSVSIMRRLFESFLTSAYTDVEDLVAAAEKNDIALIKIKAHGIRGSAMSLNFTEIGEMCRLLEFGEKIEQKIDYLSLAMELKEKIMDIYNIKNSILAKLAELD; translated from the coding sequence ATGAACCGTCTTTTGAAACGTCAACTGAAACATGTATACGGCAAAGAGTTTGACATCAATATGTTTGATGAAAAAATGCGTCAACTGCTTCAACGCATTGATGAGGCTTATGAAGAGAATGATAAAGAAAAACGTCGGTTGGACCACATTATCCAACTAAACTCAGAAGAGTTGATGCAAGCCTACACGACAATTGAAGAACATAATATCTCACTGAAGGACGAGGTCTATGAAAAAAATATGCTTCTGCAGCAGTATAAAGATGCTATCGATGCAACACTCATCGTCTCCAAAACAGATCCAAAGGGTATTATCACCTATGTAAACGACATCTTCTGCAAATTAAGCGGATACAGCAGAGAAGAACTTCTCGGACACTCCCACAGCATCATTCGTTCTCCGGATATGAAAGCAGAGTTTTTTACAGATATGTGGGAGACCATCCAACAGAAAAAGATATGGCACGGCATTATAAAGAACCGGGCCAAGAACGGAGAGTCTTACTATGTGGATGCGACGATCTTCCCTCTGGTAAGTACCAAAGGCGAAATACTGGAGTATATTGCCATCAGGCACGACATCACTGCACGTATCCTGACCGAAAAAAAACTTGAAAGAGAGCACAGATACAGCCAGTATCTTTTTAATGAACAGGAGAATATCGTCCTCATCATTGATGAACACAAAGGTGTACTCAATGCCAACCGGAATTTCCTGGAGATACAGGGATACACATCACTTGATGACTACAAAAAAAGACACCACTGCGTATGTGAACTTTTTGTAGAAAAAGAGGGTTACCTTCATCCGAAAACCTCCCGTCACTGGACACGAGAAGTACTTGAACACCCTGAAAAACAGCATAAAGCCATCATGACCAATAAAAATGGTGAGGACCGTATCTATACCGTCAGGGTCAAACAGATCAATTTTGACGAAAATGACCTGATCATTGCAAGCTTTACCGACATCAGCGAACTGGAACTTGCACGCAAGCTTGCCGAAGATTCCGAAAAGGCAAAAACACAGTTCATGGCAAATGTCAGTCACGAGATACGTACTCCTATGAACGGAATCGTCGGTTTTACAAAACTTCTTCTCAATACAAAACTGAACACCAAACAGAGACAATATGTCGATATTATCGAGAACTCAACACATACATTACTGGAGATCATCAATGATGTTCTTGATTTCTCAAAGATCAAAAGCGGTCATTTGGTACTGGATCTGCTGGATATCAATCCGTTTATTGAGCTTCGAAATGCAATTACGATCTTCTCTTCAAAGGCAAGAGAAAAGAACATCTCGTTCCAGGTCAATATAGACTCATCAATCAAGGAGTGCATCAAGGTAGACAAACTCAGAATAACACAAATACTTGGGAATCTCATCAGCAATGCCATCAAGTTCACTCCCGAAGGCGGTGTGATCAGCGTTGACCTCTCCCATCACTCGATGGTTGGTGACAAAGAGGTTATCCTGTTCAGTGTCAGTGATACCGGTATCGGTATCCCCGCTGATAGAATCGATAAGATATTCCACTCATTCATCCAGGCAGATACCAGTACAACCCGTAATTTCGGAGGTACGGGTCTGGGACTAAGCATCAGTGCCTCACTGTGTGACCTGATGGGAACCAAACTTGAGGTTGAAAGTGTCGAAGGAAAAGGAAGCCGCTTTTTCTTCAAGCTTGAAGCAGAAGTATGCGATTCGATCAAAACACTGGCCAAACAGGTTCAGAATCCGCCTATTTTTGTCCTGCGCCATGAGAAAAAGATCTTTCATGATGTCATACACCAACTTAACAACTTCGGCGTGATCTACAGAGCATTGACGTTTGAAGAACTTATTTCAGAAGTGGATGACGAAGATCACCTGGTCATCTCATTTAATTACAGGCAATACAAACCTCTATCCACAATAGCCAAAAAAATCATATTGATCGATGACTCTCCGGAGGCACAGGAGTTAGCCAAAAAAGAACTTGATATTTTCCATATAAGCTCATTTGAAGAGTGCCCTTCCGAACTCTATAATGCAATTTTGGAACAGAATCTCATGCGCCATGTCAATGTGGAAAATACGAATAAAATACAGTTTGACCTTTCCGTACTTGTGGCAGAAGATTATGAAACAAACCGTATACTTATTGAAGAGATGCTTCAAAATTACGGTATTGCTGCAGACTTCGCACTTAACGGCTTTGAAGCAGTAGAAAAGACGCTTCACAAAACCTACGACATTATCTTCATGGATATCAATATGCCCGTAATGAACGGGGTTGATGCAACAAGGAATATACGTGAGCGTAACATCGATACACCGGTCATTGCACTGACTGCCAATGCACTTGAGGGAGACAAAGAGTATTATCTTTCACAAGGTATGAACGGATACATCAGCAAGCCTATCGATATTGAAGAGCTTTATGCGATACTCGAAGAGTTTGCAGGGAAAAAGAATATCACTGATCTGAAAACCATAGAAGAGAAGAAACAAGAACAGCAGGAAGATAAAATAGAGCAGCAGCAGGAAGAGATCATCCATGCTATCATGGAATCCAAAGAACGCATGCACTTTTCCGTTTCTATCATGCGAAGACTTTTTGAAAGCTTTTTAACCAGTGCTTATACTGACGTGGAGGATCTCGTAGCTGCCGCGGAAAAAAACGATATTGCTCTCATTAAAATAAAAGCACACGGGATCAGAGGCAGTGCCATGTCGTTGAACTTCACCGAGATCGGAGAGATGTGCCGTCTTTTGGAATTCGGAGAAAAGATAGAGCAGAAGATCGACTATCTCTCCCTTGCAATGGAACTAAAAGAGAAGATAATGGATATCTACAATATCAAAAACAGCATCCTGGCAAAACTGGCAGAGCTCGACTAG